From Coturnix japonica isolate 7356 chromosome 1, Coturnix japonica 2.1, whole genome shotgun sequence, the proteins below share one genomic window:
- the ICOSLG gene encoding ICOS ligand: MNRRGSGFLLLFLHILRAVTALEKIVSKPGDNVTLSCIYAGREFSLDSLRIYWQIDGDEDTKSCSVVHALISGQDNESLQCSQFKNRTQLLWDKLGDGNFSLLLFNVRQGDEHTYKCVVMQTVEYTSVIHQEQVVLSLAASYSQPILSGPKRNSYSTGEEVTFSCRSDNGYPEPNVYWINRTDNTLLSQSDFNIAQHPDGTYSVLSTLKVNATSDMQIECFIENKILQENTSANYSEELQSNGTSTGSHKETAKSGQGAQAAAILSVVVLMALLTVLICWLRRRKSSQLVSYTAPI, encoded by the exons ttctgGATTTCTGTTACTGTTCCTTCACATCCTGAGAGCTG ttacTGCACTGGAGAAGATTGTCAGTAAACCTGGGGACAATGTTACACTGAGTTGCATTTATGCTGGAAGAGAATTCAGCTTAGACAGTCTGCGAATATACTGGCAAATAGATGGTGATGAAGATACAAAGTCGTGTTCAGTAGTGCATGCACTGATCTCTGGTCAAGACAACGAAAGCCTGCAGTGCAGTCAGTTTAAAAACAGGACTCAGCTATTATGGGATAAACTAGGAGATGGCAATTTTTCCCTACTACTATTTAATGTCAGACAAGGGGATGAGCATACGTACAAATGTGTAGTGATGCAGACAGTTGAATATACCAGTGTGATTCACCAGGAGCAAGTGGTTCTAAGCCTAGCAG CTAGTTACAGCCAACCAATACTCAGTGGGCCGAAAAGAAACAGTTACAGCACTGGAGAAGAGGTGACTTTCAGCTGCAGATCTGACAATGGGTACCCTGAACCAAATGTTTATTGGATAAATAGAACAGACAACACACTCCTGTCTCAGTCAGATTTTAATATCGCCCAACATCCCGACGGCACTTACAGTGTTTTGAGCACATTGAAGGTTAATGCAACTTCTGATATGCAAATAGAGTgcttcatagaaaataaaatactgcaggAAAACACATCTGCCAACT ACTCAGAGGAGTTGCAAAGCAATGGTACTAGCACAGGAAGTCATAAAGAAACGGCAAAAAGTGGACAAGGTGCTCAAGCAGCTGCAATTTTGTCAGTTGTCGTTCTGATGGCTCTTCTGACTGTACTAATCTGCTGGCTACGGAGACGGAAGTCCTCTCAACTAGTGTCATACACAG cacctatttaa